Proteins from one Mycobacterium sp. SMC-2 genomic window:
- the metE gene encoding 5-methyltetrahydropteroyltriglutamate--homocysteine S-methyltransferase, which produces MTAQPFTATVTGSPRIGPKRELKRATEGYWAGRTSRSKLESVAATLRRDMWAGLAAAGLDSVPVNTFSYYDQMLDTAVMLGALPSRAAQVSDDLDRYFAAARGNSDVAPLEMTKWFDTNYHYLVPEIEPATTFSLNPGKVLSELKEALGQGIPARPVIIGPITFLLLSKAVNGGGAPIERLQELVPIYSELLSLLADNGAQWVQFDEPALVTDISPDAPALAEATYNALGKRSNRPAMYVATYFGDPGPSLAGLARTPVEAIGIDLVYGADTAVAGIPELSGKTLVAGVVDGRNVWRTNLEAALGKLATLLGSVGTVAVSTSCSTMHVPYSLEPETDLDDALRSWLAFGQEKVAEVVTLARALRDGRDAVADQIAASNAAVASRKSDPRLHNDRLRARIDSIVASGTHRGDAAQRRATQDARLHLPPLPTTTIGSYPQTSAIRKARAALRAGEIDQAEYEKRMRTEIADVIKLQEELGLDVLVHGEPERNDMVQYFAEQLEGFFATQNGWVQSYGSRCVRPPILYGDVIRTHPMTVEWITYAQSLTDKPVKGMLTGPVTILAWSFVRDDQPLADTANQVALAIRDETVDLQSAGIAVIQVDEPALRELLPLRRAQQDDYLRWAVGSFRLATSGVADSTQIHTHLCYSEFGEVIGAIADLDADVTSLEAARSHMEVLDDLNSIGFSNSVGPGVYDIHSPRVPSTEEMAESLRAALRAVPAERLWVNPDCGLKTRNPDEVTASLRNMVAAAREVRSGA; this is translated from the coding sequence GTGACCGCTCAACCATTCACCGCCACCGTCACCGGCTCGCCGCGCATCGGGCCGAAACGCGAACTCAAGCGCGCCACCGAGGGCTACTGGGCCGGCCGCACCAGCCGCTCGAAGCTGGAATCCGTCGCCGCGACGTTGCGCCGCGACATGTGGGCCGGCCTGGCCGCCGCCGGCCTCGACTCGGTGCCGGTGAACACCTTCTCCTACTACGACCAAATGCTGGACACGGCGGTGATGCTCGGCGCCCTGCCGTCCCGGGCCGCACAGGTCTCCGACGATCTGGACCGCTACTTCGCGGCCGCGCGGGGCAACTCCGACGTCGCGCCGCTGGAGATGACCAAGTGGTTCGACACGAACTACCACTATCTGGTTCCCGAGATCGAGCCCGCCACGACCTTCTCGCTCAACCCCGGCAAGGTGCTTTCCGAACTGAAAGAGGCGCTGGGGCAAGGGATTCCAGCCCGCCCCGTCATCATCGGACCGATCACCTTCCTGCTGCTGAGCAAGGCGGTCAACGGCGGCGGTGCGCCGATCGAACGGCTCCAGGAGCTGGTGCCGATCTACTCGGAACTGTTGTCCCTGCTCGCCGACAACGGCGCCCAGTGGGTGCAGTTCGACGAGCCGGCGTTGGTGACCGACATCTCCCCCGACGCCCCGGCGCTGGCCGAGGCGACATACAACGCGCTGGGCAAGCGAAGCAACCGCCCGGCCATGTATGTCGCCACCTATTTCGGTGACCCCGGCCCCTCGCTTGCCGGCCTGGCCCGCACCCCGGTCGAGGCGATCGGCATCGACCTGGTTTACGGCGCCGACACCGCGGTCGCGGGCATCCCGGAGTTGTCCGGCAAGACCCTGGTGGCCGGCGTGGTCGACGGGCGCAACGTCTGGCGCACCAACCTGGAGGCGGCGCTCGGCAAGCTGGCCACCCTGCTGGGCTCGGTTGGCACGGTGGCGGTTTCGACGTCATGCTCCACGATGCACGTGCCGTACTCGCTGGAACCGGAAACCGATCTGGACGACGCGCTGCGCAGCTGGCTGGCGTTCGGGCAGGAGAAGGTGGCCGAGGTGGTGACGCTCGCGCGCGCCCTGCGCGACGGGCGCGACGCCGTCGCCGACCAGATCGCCGCGTCCAACGCCGCGGTGGCCTCCCGCAAGAGCGATCCACGGCTGCACAACGACCGGCTGCGGGCCCGCATTGACTCGATCGTCGCGTCGGGCACCCATCGTGGCGACGCCGCCCAGCGCCGCGCCACGCAGGACGCGCGGCTGCACCTGCCGCCGCTGCCGACGACGACCATCGGCTCCTACCCGCAGACCTCCGCGATCCGCAAGGCGCGCGCCGCGCTGCGGGCCGGCGAGATCGACCAGGCGGAGTACGAAAAGCGGATGCGCACGGAGATCGCCGACGTCATCAAGCTGCAGGAGGAACTCGGGCTCGACGTGCTGGTGCACGGCGAGCCGGAGCGCAACGACATGGTGCAGTACTTCGCCGAGCAGCTGGAGGGCTTCTTCGCCACGCAGAACGGATGGGTGCAGTCCTACGGCAGCCGCTGCGTGCGTCCGCCGATCCTTTACGGCGACGTCATTCGTACCCACCCGATGACCGTCGAATGGATCACCTACGCGCAGTCACTGACCGACAAGCCGGTCAAGGGCATGCTGACCGGTCCGGTGACGATCCTCGCGTGGTCGTTCGTCCGCGACGACCAGCCGCTGGCCGACACCGCCAATCAGGTGGCGCTGGCCATCCGCGACGAGACCGTCGATCTGCAGTCGGCCGGCATCGCCGTCATCCAGGTCGACGAGCCGGCGCTGCGGGAGCTGCTGCCGCTGCGCCGCGCTCAGCAAGACGACTACTTGCGTTGGGCCGTAGGGTCTTTCCGGTTGGCCACCTCCGGGGTCGCGGACTCCACGCAGATCCACACCCACCTGTGCTACTCGGAGTTCGGTGAGGTGATCGGGGCCATCGCCGACCTGGACGCCGACGTCACGTCGCTGGAGGCGGCCCGCTCACACATGGAGGTGCTGGACGACCTCAACTCGATCGGCTTCTCCAACAGCGTGGGGCCGGGCGTCTACGACATCCACTCGCCGCGGGTGCCGAGCACCGAGGAGATGGCCGAGTCGCTGCGCGCGGCGCTGAGAGCGGTTCCGGCGGAAAGGCTCTGGGTCAACCCCGATTGTGGGCTCAAGACGCGCAACCCCGACGAGGTCACCGCGTCGCTGAGGAACATGGTCGCCGCGGCGCGGGAAGTGCGCTCGGGCGCCTAG
- a CDS encoding TetR/AcrR family transcriptional regulator yields the protein MPRAESLRVGATADLGTRRTEILTTAASLIAQSGLRTSLQEIADAAGILPGSLYHHFESKEAILIELIRRYQDDLDRIGQAAQAKLDKADPRPVPEQIVELGSAIADCAVRHRAALQMSFYEGPSTDPELMKLTQQRPLAIQEAMLQTLRAGRWSGYIKPDIDLPTLADRICQTMLQVGLDVMRHSSSADQVAELLCRIILHGLAARPPADSALDRSNAFAAARDVIATWSDDSDADPSDKAAHVRAVARAEFGRRGYEATTIRDIAAAAGLGTGTVYRVIGSKDELLDSIMRSFGKKVEAGWVSVLRSDATPIEKLDALSWVNVNALDRFSDEFRIQLAWMRLSPPTANPGWSYTTRLRQMKSLLSEGLRSGEIAVDAASTAMLARCVIGLQWIPENILAEVGKRAALVHVRDTVLRGVAVRAG from the coding sequence ATGCCGCGAGCGGAGTCATTACGCGTCGGCGCCACAGCCGATTTGGGCACGCGCCGAACCGAAATCCTGACCACCGCCGCCTCATTGATCGCGCAGTCGGGATTGCGGACCTCGTTGCAGGAGATCGCGGACGCGGCGGGCATCCTTCCGGGCAGCCTCTATCACCACTTCGAGTCCAAAGAGGCGATCCTCATCGAGTTGATCCGCCGCTACCAGGACGATCTGGACCGGATCGGGCAGGCCGCGCAAGCGAAGTTGGACAAAGCCGACCCGCGCCCGGTCCCCGAGCAGATTGTCGAGCTGGGCTCGGCGATCGCCGACTGCGCCGTGCGGCATCGGGCCGCGCTGCAGATGTCGTTCTATGAGGGGCCCAGCACCGATCCGGAGTTGATGAAGCTGACCCAGCAGCGGCCCCTGGCGATTCAGGAGGCGATGCTGCAAACGCTGCGGGCGGGCAGGTGGAGCGGCTACATCAAACCCGACATCGACCTGCCCACGTTGGCCGACCGGATTTGCCAGACCATGCTGCAGGTCGGCCTTGACGTCATGCGCCACAGTTCATCGGCCGACCAGGTGGCCGAGTTGCTCTGCCGAATTATCCTGCACGGGTTGGCAGCCCGGCCTCCCGCCGACTCGGCGCTCGACCGGTCCAACGCCTTCGCCGCCGCCAGGGACGTCATCGCGACGTGGTCCGATGACAGCGACGCCGACCCCAGCGACAAAGCGGCGCACGTCCGTGCGGTGGCGCGAGCGGAGTTCGGCCGCAGAGGGTACGAGGCCACCACCATCAGGGACATCGCCGCGGCGGCCGGCCTCGGCACCGGAACCGTCTATCGGGTGATCGGATCGAAAGACGAACTCCTCGACTCGATCATGCGCTCCTTCGGCAAGAAGGTGGAGGCCGGCTGGGTCAGCGTGCTGCGCTCTGACGCCACACCGATTGAGAAGCTGGACGCCTTGAGCTGGGTGAACGTCAATGCGTTGGACCGGTTTTCCGACGAGTTCAGGATTCAACTCGCCTGGATGCGGCTGTCGCCACCGACGGCCAACCCCGGCTGGTCGTACACAACGCGTCTAAGGCAGATGAAATCACTGCTCTCCGAAGGACTCCGGTCAGGCGAGATCGCCGTCGACGCCGCGTCCACAGCGATGCTGGCCCGGTGCGTCATCGGCCTGCAGTGGATACCGGAGAACATCCTCGCCGAGGTGGGCAAACGCGCGGCGCTGGTGCACGTCCGTGACACGGTTCTGCGTGGTGTCGCCGTTCGCGCCGGGTAG
- a CDS encoding acyl-CoA dehydrogenase family protein: MNLELTDEQVALRDTTRRFLAEKAPISDHVRPLLDDPTGTTDAVWRGLANLGTTGLLVPENNGGAGMTMVEAGVVAEELGAALHPGPWLSTAVGAARALTRLGATDTAAELLSGIADGTTVATVCVDADGAASRQGLESRDGLLRGEIAAVPDAGAADVLLAFAEDDRGLGLFAVRTGSPAVSVTPERGIDQTRKRFHITLESAPAQRLATASAENVAAVVDDVLIANAADALGAARAVMDMAVEYAKNRTQFGHPIGSFQAVQHLCVDMFETVELARSGVIHALWAADNADRDGRQLAALRAKAFAGRLATVGDTAIQVFGGIGYTWEHDAHLYLKRLLSWSAFLGGPDRYLTELGARLAKRSRR, encoded by the coding sequence ATGAACCTCGAACTCACCGACGAGCAAGTTGCGCTGCGCGACACCACCCGCCGCTTCCTCGCCGAAAAGGCACCCATCTCGGATCACGTGCGCCCGTTGCTCGACGACCCGACCGGCACCACCGACGCGGTGTGGCGTGGCCTTGCCAACCTCGGGACGACCGGCCTGCTGGTACCGGAAAACAACGGCGGCGCCGGCATGACGATGGTCGAGGCCGGCGTCGTCGCCGAAGAGCTGGGCGCCGCCCTGCACCCGGGGCCGTGGTTGTCGACCGCCGTCGGCGCCGCGCGGGCGCTGACCCGGCTCGGAGCCACCGACACCGCGGCCGAGCTGTTGAGCGGGATCGCCGACGGCACCACGGTCGCGACCGTCTGCGTGGATGCCGACGGTGCGGCGAGCCGGCAGGGCCTGGAATCCAGAGACGGCCTGCTGCGGGGTGAGATCGCCGCCGTACCCGATGCGGGCGCAGCGGACGTCCTGTTGGCGTTCGCCGAGGACGACCGGGGGCTCGGGCTTTTCGCGGTGCGCACCGGCTCGCCGGCGGTGTCGGTCACGCCGGAACGTGGTATCGACCAGACCCGCAAGCGGTTCCACATCACATTGGAGTCAGCGCCCGCGCAACGGCTGGCCACGGCGTCGGCAGAAAACGTCGCGGCGGTGGTTGACGATGTGCTGATCGCGAATGCCGCCGACGCCCTCGGCGCCGCGCGCGCGGTCATGGACATGGCCGTCGAATACGCCAAAAACAGAACGCAATTCGGTCATCCGATCGGCTCGTTCCAGGCCGTCCAGCATCTGTGCGTCGACATGTTCGAGACGGTCGAGCTGGCCCGTAGCGGTGTCATCCATGCGCTGTGGGCCGCTGATAACGCCGACCGTGACGGGCGGCAACTGGCCGCGCTGCGGGCGAAAGCCTTCGCCGGGCGACTGGCTACCGTCGGCGATACGGCCATCCAGGTGTTCGGCGGCATCGGCTACACGTGGGAGCACGACGCACACCTGTACCTCAAGCGCCTCCTGAGTTGGAGCGCGTTTCTCGGCGGCCCCGACCGGTACCTCACCGAACTCGGTGCGCGCCTTGCGAAGAGGAGTCGACGTTAA
- a CDS encoding nitroreductase family protein: MDIEYLLTATRSARKTLDLDAPVDLADIRECLRIGLQAANGSNQQSWRWLVITDPALRNEIAELYREVYLLRVGGQMLAELMPAGTPQGRIMSSTEWLVENMAKVPLLVIPCYQPYLPRIEGDESFYRATLYGSIFPAVWNFQLALHARGYGTCITTLHLHREQEVRRLLGIPETYVQGCLLPVGRLRAGHTFRPARRRPVGEVVVRDGWDGPGL, encoded by the coding sequence ATGGATATCGAGTACCTTCTCACCGCCACCCGCTCGGCGCGCAAGACGCTCGACCTGGACGCGCCGGTCGACCTCGCGGACATCCGGGAGTGCCTGCGCATCGGCTTGCAGGCGGCCAACGGCTCCAATCAGCAGTCCTGGCGCTGGCTGGTGATCACCGATCCGGCGTTGCGCAACGAGATCGCCGAGTTGTACCGCGAGGTCTACCTGCTGCGGGTCGGTGGCCAGATGCTCGCCGAGCTCATGCCGGCCGGAACGCCCCAAGGCCGGATCATGTCGTCGACGGAGTGGTTGGTCGAGAATATGGCGAAGGTGCCGCTGCTGGTGATTCCCTGCTATCAGCCATACCTGCCGCGCATCGAGGGTGACGAATCGTTTTACCGGGCCACGCTGTACGGCTCGATTTTCCCGGCAGTCTGGAACTTTCAGCTGGCGCTGCACGCCCGGGGATACGGAACCTGCATCACCACCTTGCATCTGCATCGGGAGCAGGAGGTGCGGCGGCTGCTTGGGATTCCGGAAACCTACGTCCAGGGTTGCCTGCTTCCGGTGGGCCGGCTCCGTGCCGGGCACACGTTCCGGCCTGCCCGTCGGCGGCCCGTCGGCGAGGTCGTCGTGCGCGACGGTTGGGACGGTCCGGGGCTCTAG
- a CDS encoding SDR family oxidoreductase: MTIVDRLRYDGKRALVVGGATGMGAAAAKSAAELGAEVIVMDYAPVSYDVAKSIQVDLRDPASIDSALEQLDGPIHALFSAAGIAEGTTDLMAINFIGHRHLIDRLLEKNQLPSGSAICFISSVAGMGWENDLDLLTEFLATPDFAAAQEWVKAHESEGIIHYGFSKKVVNAYVATQGYPLLKKGIRINAICPGPTDTPLAQANADLWLTFAQDYRDETGSKVHTPEQMGDVMAFLNSAAAFGINGITLLVDYGHTMASLTGAYPPGKPIIDLIMGRVKL, from the coding sequence ATGACTATTGTCGATCGGCTGCGCTACGACGGCAAGCGGGCTCTCGTCGTTGGCGGCGCCACCGGCATGGGCGCAGCGGCGGCCAAGTCAGCGGCCGAACTCGGCGCCGAAGTGATCGTGATGGACTACGCGCCGGTGAGCTACGACGTCGCCAAGTCCATTCAGGTGGACCTGCGCGACCCCGCATCGATCGACTCCGCGCTCGAGCAGCTGGACGGTCCGATCCACGCGCTGTTCTCAGCCGCCGGCATCGCCGAGGGGACGACCGACCTGATGGCGATCAACTTCATCGGCCACCGGCACCTCATCGACCGCCTCCTCGAGAAGAACCAGCTGCCGTCGGGCTCGGCGATCTGCTTCATCTCCTCGGTCGCCGGCATGGGCTGGGAGAACGACCTGGACCTGCTGACGGAATTCCTCGCCACGCCGGACTTCGCCGCGGCGCAAGAGTGGGTGAAAGCGCACGAATCGGAAGGCATCATCCACTACGGCTTTTCCAAGAAGGTCGTCAACGCCTACGTCGCGACCCAGGGCTACCCGCTGCTGAAGAAGGGCATCCGGATCAACGCGATCTGCCCGGGCCCGACCGACACCCCGCTGGCCCAGGCCAACGCCGACCTGTGGCTGACCTTCGCGCAGGACTACCGCGACGAGACCGGTTCGAAGGTGCACACCCCGGAGCAGATGGGTGACGTGATGGCGTTCCTGAACAGCGCCGCCGCCTTCGGCATCAACGGGATCACGCTGCTGGTGGACTACGGGCACACGATGGCATCGCTGACCGGCGCGTACCCGCCGGGCAAGCCGATCATCGACCTGATCATGGGCCGGGTGAAGCTCTAG
- a CDS encoding acyl-CoA dehydrogenase family protein: MDFSYPAEVEQFRVELRDWLSENLTDELVAARRPPGRDDAAIEMLRAWSATMADAGWAAVSWPREYGGRGATVLEQLVYTEETTRARAPMPLNVIGLNNIAPAIMQYGTESQKLTLLPRMMRADDIWCQGMSEPEAGSDLAALRTRAVRDGDDFVVNGQKIWTSLGHRADWCQLYVRTDPDAPKHKGISCLIVDMTLPGIEARPLVTLNGDADFAEVFFHDVRVPADALLGPLNGGWQVATTTLSHERAGAARLYAEMQVRLEELVDDIASHTDALEDAVTLRRLGEIALRIKYLEVLCQRSISATLHGGDAFASASLAKTVWGEIGQDMAALAFDLLGAGGAGAPWANYRLTSRSLTIAGGTSQINKNITAQRVLGLPRA; encoded by the coding sequence GTGGACTTCTCATACCCGGCGGAAGTGGAGCAGTTCCGCGTCGAGCTGCGCGACTGGCTGTCGGAGAACCTGACCGACGAACTGGTGGCCGCCCGTCGGCCCCCCGGACGCGACGACGCCGCCATCGAGATGCTGCGTGCGTGGAGCGCGACGATGGCCGACGCGGGCTGGGCCGCGGTGTCCTGGCCCCGCGAATACGGCGGCCGCGGCGCGACCGTTCTCGAGCAATTGGTCTACACCGAGGAAACCACCCGCGCTCGAGCACCCATGCCGCTCAACGTCATTGGGCTGAACAACATCGCGCCGGCCATCATGCAATACGGAACCGAATCGCAGAAGCTCACGCTGCTCCCCCGCATGATGCGCGCCGACGACATCTGGTGCCAAGGGATGTCGGAACCCGAAGCCGGGTCCGACCTCGCGGCGCTGCGCACCCGGGCGGTGCGTGATGGCGACGACTTCGTGGTCAACGGGCAAAAGATCTGGACCTCACTCGGGCACCGGGCGGACTGGTGCCAGCTGTACGTGCGCACCGATCCCGACGCACCCAAGCACAAGGGCATCTCCTGCTTGATCGTCGACATGACGCTGCCCGGCATCGAAGCCCGTCCACTCGTGACGCTCAACGGCGACGCCGATTTCGCCGAGGTGTTCTTCCACGACGTGCGCGTCCCGGCGGACGCGTTGCTCGGGCCGCTGAATGGGGGCTGGCAGGTGGCCACCACCACGCTCAGCCACGAACGGGCCGGGGCCGCACGGCTGTACGCCGAAATGCAGGTCCGGCTGGAAGAACTGGTGGACGACATCGCCTCGCACACAGACGCGCTCGAAGATGCCGTGACGCTGCGGCGCCTCGGCGAAATCGCTTTGCGCATCAAATATCTCGAAGTCCTGTGCCAGCGGTCGATCTCGGCCACGCTGCATGGCGGTGATGCGTTCGCCTCGGCCAGCCTCGCCAAGACCGTGTGGGGCGAGATCGGCCAGGACATGGCCGCCCTGGCCTTCGACCTGCTGGGTGCCGGCGGCGCCGGTGCTCCGTGGGCGAACTACCGTCTGACGTCGCGCTCGCTGACCATCGCGGGCGGCACCAGTCAGATCAATAAGAACATCACCGCCCAGCGGGTACTCGGGTTGCCGCGCGCATGA
- a CDS encoding DUF3556 domain-containing protein, whose amino-acid sequence MGFLKPELPQLDMAEWKKGTRSEKIRPMARHWAEVGFGTPLALHLFYVAKILVYILGAWLFASATKGLGGFTHVASWWSEPIVFEKVVLYTMLFEVIGLGCGFGPLNNRFFPPMGSILYWMRFGTIRLPPWPDRVPLTRGTKRKPIDVALYALFLLVTLSALFADGTGPAPELGTTVGLLPAWKIVLILLLLGVLGLRDKVIFLAARGEVYATMAVTFLFGGVDMIVGSKVVFLVIWMGAATSKLNKHFPFVISTMMSNNPLVRPRWLKRQFFEKFPDDLRPGRLSRWLAHLSTAIEMLVPLPLFFCHTGWPVTVAAIVMVCFHLGILVSIPMGVPLEWNVFMIFGVLSLFVAHARLGLRDLRHPVVVAMLFVVIAGIVLLGNIFPRKISFLPGMRYYAGNWDTTLWCIKPSASDKISRGIVAIASMPQAQLERFYGSPEAAQIPIYMGYAFRGFNTHGRALFTLAHRAMAGQNEDDYVLTDGERICSTAIGWNFGDGHMHNEQLIAALQERCHFEPGEVRVVLLDAQPIHKQTQAYRLVDAATGEFERGIVRVADMVTRQPWADDVPVEVESE is encoded by the coding sequence ATGGGATTTCTCAAGCCTGAGCTGCCGCAGCTCGACATGGCCGAGTGGAAGAAGGGCACGCGTAGCGAGAAGATCCGCCCGATGGCCAGGCACTGGGCCGAGGTGGGCTTCGGCACGCCGCTCGCGTTGCACCTGTTCTACGTCGCCAAAATCCTTGTTTACATCCTCGGCGCGTGGCTGTTCGCCTCGGCCACCAAGGGACTCGGCGGGTTCACCCACGTCGCGTCGTGGTGGTCGGAGCCGATCGTGTTCGAGAAAGTCGTGCTCTACACGATGCTGTTCGAGGTGATCGGGCTGGGTTGCGGCTTCGGCCCGCTGAACAACCGGTTCTTCCCGCCGATGGGCTCGATCCTGTACTGGATGCGGTTCGGCACCATCCGGCTGCCACCGTGGCCGGACCGGGTCCCGCTGACCCGGGGCACCAAGCGCAAGCCGATCGACGTCGCGCTGTACGCGCTGTTCCTGCTGGTGACGTTGAGCGCGCTGTTCGCCGACGGCACCGGGCCGGCACCCGAGCTGGGTACGACGGTCGGGTTGCTGCCGGCCTGGAAGATCGTGCTCATCCTGCTGCTGCTCGGCGTGCTCGGGCTGCGCGACAAGGTGATCTTCCTGGCCGCCCGCGGCGAGGTCTACGCCACCATGGCGGTGACCTTCCTCTTCGGCGGGGTCGACATGATCGTCGGGTCCAAGGTGGTGTTCCTGGTGATCTGGATGGGCGCCGCCACCTCGAAGCTCAACAAGCACTTCCCGTTCGTGATCTCCACGATGATGTCCAACAACCCGCTGGTGCGGCCCCGCTGGCTGAAGCGGCAGTTCTTCGAGAAGTTCCCGGACGATCTGCGCCCCGGGCGGCTGTCGCGGTGGTTGGCGCATCTCAGCACCGCCATCGAGATGCTGGTGCCGCTGCCGTTGTTCTTCTGCCACACCGGCTGGCCCGTCACGGTGGCCGCCATCGTCATGGTCTGCTTCCACTTGGGGATCTTGGTGTCGATCCCCATGGGCGTGCCGCTGGAGTGGAACGTCTTCATGATCTTCGGTGTGCTGTCGCTGTTCGTAGCGCACGCCCGCCTGGGCCTGCGCGACCTGCGACACCCGGTGGTGGTGGCGATGCTGTTCGTCGTCATCGCGGGAATCGTTCTGTTAGGCAATATATTTCCCCGCAAGATCTCGTTCCTGCCGGGGATGCGGTACTACGCCGGGAACTGGGACACGACGTTGTGGTGCATCAAGCCCTCGGCGAGCGACAAGATCTCCAGGGGCATCGTGGCGATCGCGAGCATGCCGCAGGCCCAGCTCGAGCGGTTCTACGGCAGTCCGGAGGCCGCGCAGATCCCGATCTACATGGGATATGCGTTCCGCGGGTTCAACACTCACGGCCGCGCGCTGTTCACTCTGGCGCACCGCGCGATGGCGGGCCAGAACGAGGACGACTACGTGCTCACCGACGGCGAACGCATTTGCAGCACCGCGATCGGCTGGAACTTCGGGGACGGCCACATGCACAACGAGCAACTGATCGCCGCGCTGCAGGAGCGCTGCCACTTCGAGCCGGGCGAGGTGCGGGTGGTCCTGCTGGACGCGCAGCCCATCCACAAGCAAACGCAGGCGTACCGGTTGGTGGACGCGGCGACGGGCGAGTTCGAGCGGGGCATCGTCCGGGTCGCAGACATGGTGACCCGCCAACCGTGGGCCGACGATGTGCCCGTCGAGGTGGAGTCGGAATAG
- a CDS encoding IS481 family transposase → MSHRNAPLSETGRLRLARCVVDDGWPLRRAAERFQVSATTAARWAGRYRAAGAPAMVDRSSRPHHSPRRTPTRTERRIIKVRVIRRWGPARIGYLLGIHPSTVHRVLTRYGMARLRWLDRPTGRVIRRIDSARCGELVHVDVKKLGKIPAGGGWRMLGRSLGKRNSQAHRSIRMTARHPAIGYHFLHTAIDGHSRLAYTELLADERKDTAAAFWIRADAWFTAHGITVRKVLTDNGSCYRSQAFTDALGAIEHRRTRPYRPQTNGKVERFHRTLADEWAYAQLYTSDAERCHAFTAWLHTYNHHRGHTALGGQPPASRVPNLSGQYS, encoded by the coding sequence GTGTCCCACCGTAATGCTCCATTGTCTGAAACCGGTCGGCTGCGGCTGGCCCGATGTGTTGTTGATGATGGCTGGCCGCTGCGGCGGGCCGCCGAGCGGTTCCAGGTGTCGGCGACCACCGCGGCGCGCTGGGCCGGGCGGTACCGCGCCGCCGGGGCGCCGGCAATGGTTGATCGCAGTTCACGCCCGCATCACAGCCCTCGCCGCACACCCACGCGCACCGAGCGCCGCATCATTAAAGTTCGGGTGATCCGCAGGTGGGGACCCGCTCGAATCGGTTACCTACTCGGCATCCATCCCTCCACGGTGCATCGCGTGCTCACCCGTTACGGGATGGCCAGACTCCGTTGGCTAGACCGCCCCACCGGTCGGGTGATCCGCCGCATCGACTCGGCTAGGTGCGGCGAGCTAGTGCATGTCGATGTCAAAAAACTGGGCAAGATCCCCGCCGGCGGTGGTTGGCGGATGCTGGGCCGATCGCTGGGCAAACGCAATTCTCAAGCTCATCGATCGATTCGGATGACCGCGCGCCACCCCGCGATCGGGTACCACTTCCTACACACCGCCATTGATGGCCACTCGCGCCTGGCCTACACCGAGCTGCTGGCTGACGAACGCAAAGACACTGCGGCAGCGTTTTGGATCCGCGCTGATGCCTGGTTCACCGCGCACGGCATCACGGTACGGAAAGTATTGACCGACAACGGGTCCTGCTATCGATCCCAGGCCTTCACCGACGCACTCGGAGCTATCGAGCATCGCCGCACCCGCCCCTATCGGCCGCAAACCAACGGCAAAGTGGAGAGATTTCACCGCACGCTAGCCGACGAATGGGCCTACGCCCAGCTCTACACCAGCGACGCCGAACGCTGCCACGCCTTCACTGCCTGGCTCCACACCTACAATCACCACCGCGGCCACACCGCACTCGGCGGCCAACCACCCGCCAGCCGCGTACCTAACCTCTCAGGTCAGTACAGCTAG